A region from the uncultured Bacteroides sp. genome encodes:
- a CDS encoding glycosyltransferase family 4 protein: MRVLLINTSERIGGAAVAAGRLLESLKNNGIKVKLLVRDKQTDQISVVGLERSWLHVWRFVWERVVIWKFNHFKKNNLFAVDIANTGSDITVLPEFKEADVIHLHWINQGMLSLRNIQKILKSGKPVVWTMHDMWPCTGICHHARECTNYQQECHNCPFIYGGGSKKDLSYRIFRKKQKLYKNTPISFVACSQWLQHQAQKSALLAGQRVISIPNPINTNLFKPHDKKEARNRCMLPQEGKLILFGSVKITDKRKGIDYLIESCNLLAAAHPEWKETLAVVVFGNQSAKLENLLPFRVYPLNYVSNEHELVDIYNAVDLFVTPSLEENLPNTIMEAMACGVPCVGFNVGGIPEMIDHLHNGYVAEYKSSEDFANGIYWALTDPEYANLAEQACRKAVASYSEGIIAKKYIDLYNKVTGKYA; the protein is encoded by the coding sequence ATGAGGGTACTATTAATAAACACTTCGGAACGAATAGGCGGTGCCGCCGTTGCAGCCGGCCGCTTATTGGAATCATTGAAAAACAATGGAATCAAAGTCAAGTTATTGGTGCGCGATAAGCAAACCGACCAAATCAGTGTTGTGGGTCTTGAGCGTAGCTGGTTGCATGTGTGGCGGTTTGTTTGGGAACGTGTGGTTATCTGGAAGTTTAATCACTTTAAAAAAAACAACCTTTTTGCGGTCGATATAGCCAATACCGGTTCGGACATAACTGTACTTCCCGAATTTAAAGAAGCCGATGTGATTCATCTGCACTGGATCAACCAGGGTATGCTCTCTCTTCGTAATATTCAGAAAATACTAAAATCGGGCAAGCCCGTGGTTTGGACAATGCACGATATGTGGCCCTGTACCGGCATTTGTCACCATGCACGCGAATGCACGAACTATCAGCAGGAGTGTCATAACTGCCCGTTTATATACGGTGGCGGTAGTAAGAAAGACTTGTCGTATCGCATCTTCCGTAAAAAGCAAAAGCTATATAAAAATACGCCGATTTCTTTTGTGGCTTGTAGCCAGTGGCTACAACATCAGGCGCAAAAGAGTGCTTTGCTTGCCGGGCAACGGGTTATTAGCATACCCAACCCCATCAATACGAACCTCTTTAAACCTCACGACAAGAAGGAAGCCCGGAATAGATGTATGCTGCCGCAAGAGGGGAAATTGATTTTATTCGGCTCCGTAAAGATAACCGATAAACGCAAAGGAATAGATTATCTGATAGAGTCGTGTAACTTATTGGCTGCTGCGCATCCGGAATGGAAAGAAACATTGGCGGTGGTTGTGTTTGGCAATCAATCGGCAAAGTTGGAGAACCTGTTGCCTTTTCGTGTTTATCCGCTTAACTATGTAAGCAACGAACATGAATTGGTTGATATATATAATGCGGTCGATCTCTTTGTCACCCCTTCTCTTGAAGAGAATTTGCCGAATACCATTATGGAAGCAATGGCTTGTGGTGTGCCTTGTGTGGGATTTAATGTGGGAGGAATTCCCGAAATGATAGATCATCTGCATAACGGGTATGTGGCCGAATACAAATCTTCTGAAGATTTTGCTAACGGCATCTATTGGGCGCTAACCGATCCGGAATATGCCAACCTGGCCGAACAAGCTTGTCGCAAGGCTGTAGCTAGCTACTCGGAGGGCATTATCGCTAAAAAGTACATTGACTTGTACAACAAAGTAACAGGGAAATATGCATAG